From one Chloroflexota bacterium genomic stretch:
- a CDS encoding Lrp/AsnC family transcriptional regulator: MDELDRKIIQILQENGRASNARIARDVGVSEGTVRRRLQSLLQEGIIKVVALPDPEVLGYNTEALVGIQVDPDKIDEVARQLAALRESSWVSVTTGSFDIFCWVTLPSSEDLGNFLKSEVGTISGVRRTETFVNLTVLKRNYGISL; encoded by the coding sequence ATGGATGAACTGGACCGCAAGATCATCCAGATCCTTCAGGAGAACGGCCGGGCCAGCAACGCCCGCATCGCCCGTGATGTCGGCGTGAGTGAGGGCACCGTCCGCAGGCGCCTCCAGTCGCTGCTCCAGGAGGGCATCATCAAGGTCGTCGCTCTGCCCGACCCCGAGGTCCTCGGGTACAACACTGAGGCGCTGGTTGGCATCCAGGTTGACCCGGACAAGATCGACGAGGTCGCCCGCCAGCTTGCGGCGCTGCGGGAGAGCTCCTGGGTCTCCGTCACCACCGGCTCATTCGACATCTTCTGCTGGGTGACCCTCCCCTCTTCCGAGGATCTCGGCAACTTCCTCAAGTCGGAGGTCGGCACCATCTCAGGCGTGCGGCGCACAGAGACCTTCGTCAACTTGACGGTCCTCAAGCGCAACTACGGAATCAGTCTCTAG
- the htpX gene encoding zinc metalloprotease HtpX, protein MNPRWTYRRDGGLQVRMYFTMFMLAALYLFFVTVMFGLGMPIEFVIIIAAVMLGIQYFASDKLVLRAMNAKVVTPEEEPQLHAMIDRLVERAGMQKPKVAVAMTNIPNAFATGRNQANALVCVTQGIRDRLDDDELEGVLGHELMHIKNNDVRVMTMASFFATVAAMLMNMLMWMSLFGGMGRHRAGGGNFAAALMIAYLVSILVYFIATLLILALSRYREYAADHGGAHLTGAPSKLASALQKISGVISRIPTDDLRKVETANAFFIVSALKGESLAGLFASHPPMDKRVARLHQLAEDLEGRR, encoded by the coding sequence ATGAACCCGCGCTGGACCTACAGAAGGGACGGCGGCCTGCAGGTCCGCATGTACTTCACCATGTTCATGCTGGCCGCCCTCTACCTCTTCTTCGTCACCGTCATGTTCGGCCTCGGCATGCCCATCGAGTTTGTCATAATCATCGCGGCCGTCATGCTCGGCATCCAGTATTTCGCCTCGGACAAGCTTGTCCTGCGCGCCATGAACGCCAAAGTCGTCACGCCAGAGGAGGAACCCCAGCTCCACGCCATGATCGACCGCCTCGTCGAGCGCGCCGGCATGCAGAAGCCCAAGGTCGCCGTCGCCATGACGAACATCCCCAACGCCTTCGCGACGGGCCGCAACCAGGCCAACGCCCTCGTCTGCGTCACCCAGGGCATCAGGGATAGGCTCGACGACGACGAGCTCGAGGGCGTGCTGGGCCACGAGCTCATGCACATCAAGAACAACGACGTCCGCGTCATGACCATGGCGAGCTTCTTTGCGACGGTCGCCGCCATGCTGATGAACATGCTCATGTGGATGAGCCTCTTCGGCGGCATGGGCCGCCATCGCGCGGGCGGAGGCAACTTTGCCGCTGCCCTCATGATCGCCTACCTCGTCTCCATCCTCGTCTACTTCATTGCGACCCTGCTCATCCTTGCCCTCTCCCGCTACCGCGAGTACGCCGCCGACCATGGTGGGGCGCATCTCACCGGCGCGCCCTCCAAGCTCGCCTCCGCGCTGCAGAAGATTTCCGGCGTCATCTCGCGCATCCCCACTGATGACCTCCGCAAGGTGGAGACCGCCAACGCCTTCTTTATCGTGTCCGCCCTCAAGGGCGAGTCCCTCGCCGGCCTCTTTGCCTCCCACCCGCCAATGGACAAGCGCGTCGCCCGCCTCCATCAGCTCGCTGAAGACTTGGAGGGCCGGCGCTGA
- the modA gene encoding molybdate ABC transporter substrate-binding protein gives MRRRQFVPHILLAIAMALAVAATACADEERPPITVFAAASLADALQPLGDTFAAEHGVEVRFSFGGSTTLAQQLVRGAPADLFISAGELPMDHVESARLLASGSRVDLLGNALALVGPVDGAATIVTPEDLLGDDVRRIAMADPALAPAGVYTQEALETLGLWDSIQPKLIYGPDVRTALQYAATAAVDAAIVYASDASNAEGVRDLWRFPAGSHVPVTYPAAVLAESGNRDGAATFLAFLGIEESLAVFRAHGFTTPRSPAP, from the coding sequence GTGCGGCGGCGACAGTTCGTGCCCCATATCCTCCTCGCCATCGCGATGGCCCTCGCCGTCGCGGCGACGGCATGCGCCGACGAGGAGCGCCCCCCGATAACCGTCTTCGCTGCCGCCAGCCTCGCCGATGCCCTCCAGCCCCTCGGCGACACGTTTGCCGCCGAGCACGGAGTCGAGGTCCGCTTCAGCTTCGGCGGCTCCACCACGCTGGCCCAACAGCTCGTCCGCGGCGCGCCCGCCGACCTCTTCATCTCCGCCGGCGAGCTCCCCATGGACCACGTCGAGTCCGCCCGCCTCCTGGCGTCCGGCAGCCGCGTCGACCTGCTCGGCAACGCCCTCGCGCTCGTCGGCCCGGTCGATGGCGCCGCAACCATCGTCACCCCCGAGGACCTCCTCGGCGACGACGTGCGCCGCATCGCGATGGCCGACCCTGCGCTGGCCCCCGCCGGTGTCTACACCCAGGAGGCGCTCGAGACCCTGGGGCTGTGGGACTCGATTCAGCCGAAGCTTATCTATGGCCCGGACGTCCGCACCGCCCTGCAGTACGCCGCCACCGCCGCCGTCGACGCAGCCATCGTCTACGCATCCGACGCCTCCAACGCCGAGGGCGTCCGCGATCTGTGGCGCTTCCCTGCCGGGAGCCACGTCCCGGTGACCTACCCCGCGGCAGTCCTCGCCGAGAGTGGCAACCGCGACGGTGCCGCCACCTTCCTGGCCTTCCTGGGCATTGAGGAGTCGCTGGCCGTCTTCCGCGCCCACGGCTTCACCACGCCCCGGTCTCCCGCCCCGTAA
- a CDS encoding ferredoxin family protein, with protein MTYIIVSPCVGVKDGACIDVCPVDCIYTTADDNQMYIAPDECIDCAACEPVCPVTAIFAEDQVPAEEESFIQINYDYFEGKDMDALRVATQEAPRNIGEG; from the coding sequence ATGACCTACATCATCGTTTCACCGTGTGTCGGCGTGAAGGACGGCGCCTGCATTGATGTCTGCCCGGTCGACTGCATCTACACCACCGCAGACGACAATCAGATGTACATCGCCCCCGACGAGTGCATCGACTGCGCGGCCTGCGAGCCCGTCTGCCCCGTCACCGCCATCTTCGCCGAGGACCAGGTCCCCGCGGAAGAGGAGTCCTTCATCCAGATCAACTATGACTACTTTGAGGGCAAGGACATGGACGCCCTCAGGGTCGCCACCCAGGAAGCCCCACGCAACATCGGCGAGGGTTAG
- a CDS encoding GatB/YqeY domain-containing protein: MTLQDRLSEDLREAMRSGDTLRRDVVRMARNAIAYAEKAKGAPLDDAEALTALQQQARQRRDSIEAYRAAGREDRMAQESSELAVLEHYLPQMMEREEVEAVARAVIEQLGASGPGDKGKVMGRLMSELKGKADGGLVNATVTELLQA; the protein is encoded by the coding sequence ATGACGCTCCAGGACCGACTGTCTGAGGACCTGCGGGAGGCCATGCGCTCCGGCGATACTCTGCGCCGCGACGTCGTTCGCATGGCGCGCAACGCCATCGCTTACGCCGAGAAGGCCAAGGGCGCCCCGCTCGACGACGCCGAAGCCCTCACCGCCCTCCAGCAGCAGGCACGCCAGCGCCGCGACTCCATCGAGGCCTACCGCGCCGCCGGCCGCGAGGACCGCATGGCGCAGGAGTCGTCGGAGTTGGCCGTGCTGGAGCACTATCTCCCCCAGATGATGGAGCGTGAAGAGGTCGAGGCGGTCGCCCGCGCAGTCATCGAGCAGCTCGGAGCGTCCGGCCCCGGCGACAAGGGCAAGGTGATGGGCCGCCTCATGTCGGAGCTCAAGGGCAAGGCCGACGGCGGCCTCGTAAACGCAACAGTCACGGAGTTGCTCCAAGCCTAG
- a CDS encoding ferredoxin family protein, producing MTHVIVTPCIGLKEGSCIDVCPVDCIYTTDDDDQMFIAPDECIDCGACVPACPVNAIFLEDRIPADQKEFLELNAAYFEGKDMAFLKQATKTAKRNIGG from the coding sequence ATGACTCACGTTATTGTCACTCCGTGCATCGGGTTGAAGGAAGGCAGTTGCATCGACGTCTGCCCCGTGGACTGCATTTACACCACGGACGATGACGACCAGATGTTCATCGCCCCGGACGAGTGCATAGACTGCGGCGCCTGTGTCCCCGCCTGCCCGGTCAACGCCATCTTCCTCGAGGACCGCATTCCCGCCGACCAGAAGGAGTTCCTCGAGCTCAACGCCGCCTACTTTGAGGGCAAGGACATGGCCTTCCTCAAGCAGGCCACCAAGACGGCGAAGAGGAACATCGGAGGGTAG
- the modC gene encoding molybdenum ABC transporter ATP-binding protein, translating to MGEPYLELHFRKSYPGFNLELDASFTAGITAVFGPSGSGKSTTLNCIAGTARPDSGVLQLWDRTLFSNENRFLSVNRPPEKRRVGYVHQDGLLFPHLRVRENILFGYNHTPKQRRYLQPNDLVRILEVEPLLHRMPATLSGGERQRVALARALAASPEVLLLDEPLASLDLPSRGRILRRLRAVHKETGIPMVYVSHALSEVTAIAEQALVLDKGRQVALDSPRKVLHETPVLPLLEPAHMETLLEGRVVGHHPDSGLTEAAFAGFTLWLPAVDRQEGEEIAVSVPASDVLVAAEPPHGLSARNVLRATVSAIDRVGDSVLVSADAGATVLAALSPEAASSLELRPGAEVILVLKSTSIIVLG from the coding sequence ATGGGCGAGCCATACCTTGAGCTGCACTTTCGCAAGAGCTATCCGGGCTTCAATTTGGAGCTCGACGCCTCGTTCACCGCGGGCATCACCGCCGTATTCGGCCCCTCCGGCAGCGGCAAGAGCACGACGCTCAACTGCATCGCGGGCACGGCCCGCCCCGACTCCGGCGTGCTGCAACTCTGGGACCGCACCCTCTTCTCCAACGAGAACCGTTTCCTGTCCGTCAACCGCCCGCCGGAGAAGCGCCGAGTGGGCTACGTGCACCAGGACGGCCTCCTCTTCCCCCACCTGCGAGTGCGGGAGAACATCCTATTCGGCTACAACCACACGCCCAAGCAGCGCCGCTACTTGCAGCCCAACGACCTCGTGCGGATCCTCGAGGTCGAGCCCCTCCTGCACCGCATGCCCGCCACCCTCTCAGGCGGCGAGCGCCAGCGCGTCGCCCTCGCCCGCGCCCTCGCCGCCTCCCCCGAGGTGCTTCTGCTCGACGAGCCCCTCGCCTCCCTCGACCTGCCGTCGCGAGGCCGCATCCTCCGCCGCCTGCGTGCCGTCCACAAGGAGACGGGCATCCCGATGGTCTACGTCTCCCACGCCCTCTCGGAGGTTACTGCAATCGCAGAGCAAGCCCTCGTGCTCGACAAGGGCCGGCAAGTCGCGCTGGATTCGCCACGGAAAGTGTTGCATGAGACGCCGGTGTTGCCCCTGCTGGAGCCCGCGCACATGGAGACGCTGCTGGAGGGGCGTGTGGTTGGCCATCACCCGGACAGCGGCCTGACGGAGGCGGCCTTCGCCGGCTTCACCCTCTGGCTGCCCGCCGTCGACCGCCAGGAGGGCGAGGAGATCGCCGTGTCCGTGCCCGCTTCCGACGTCCTCGTCGCCGCCGAGCCGCCCCACGGCCTCAGTGCCCGCAACGTCCTCCGCGCGACGGTCTCCGCGATCGATAGGGTGGGTGACAGCGTCCTCGTCTCGGCGGACGCGGGCGCGACGGTCCTCGCGGCCCTCTCGCCGGAAGCGGCATCGTCCCTGGAGCTGCGACCGGGCGCGGAGGTGATCCTCGTCCTCAAGTCCACCAGCATCATCGTGCTGGGTTAA
- the modB gene encoding molybdate ABC transporter permease subunit has product MPTPEEYSVLFLSLRVALVGTLLGLPIGLAVAWALAKTSMRGKVLLDTLVSFPLVLPPVVTGYALLLLLGRSGPLAGLQQSLDVELLFTWFAAAMAAGLVALPLMVRSMEVAMAGVDTRIEMAARPLGASRWKVFTGVTVPLAFRGIAAGTLLAFARGLGEFGATIIVAGNIPGSTQTLPLAIYTNLQTGNDDAAVRFIVFSLVLALAALLVHRWLIKKAVA; this is encoded by the coding sequence TTGCCAACGCCTGAAGAGTATTCCGTCCTCTTCCTCTCGCTCCGCGTTGCGCTCGTCGGCACGCTCCTCGGGCTGCCCATCGGCCTCGCGGTGGCATGGGCCCTCGCGAAGACCTCCATGCGCGGCAAGGTGCTCCTGGACACCCTCGTCTCCTTCCCGCTGGTGCTGCCCCCCGTCGTCACCGGCTACGCGCTCCTTCTCCTTCTCGGCCGCAGCGGCCCCCTCGCCGGGCTGCAGCAGAGCCTCGACGTCGAGCTCCTCTTCACCTGGTTCGCCGCCGCGATGGCCGCCGGCCTCGTCGCCCTGCCCCTCATGGTGCGCTCGATGGAGGTCGCCATGGCCGGCGTCGACACCCGCATCGAGATGGCCGCCCGCCCCCTCGGCGCGAGCCGCTGGAAGGTCTTCACCGGCGTCACCGTCCCCCTCGCCTTCCGTGGCATCGCCGCCGGCACGCTCCTCGCCTTCGCCCGCGGCCTCGGCGAGTTCGGCGCGACGATCATCGTCGCGGGCAACATCCCCGGTTCCACCCAGACCCTCCCCCTCGCCATCTACACCAACCTGCAGACCGGCAACGATGACGCGGCCGTGCGCTTCATCGTCTTCTCCCTCGTGCTGGCGCTGGCCGCATTGCTCGTGCACCGGTGGCTGATCAAGAAGGCGGTGGCGTAG
- the acnA gene encoding aconitate hydratase AcnA, with amino-acid sequence MTSQSYHVGARSTLSTPQGDRVYYSLPHLEKEGLTNLDRLPYTIRILLENALRSVDGYLVEEEDIAAVASWKPSQQPDRTFPFMLARVLMQDLTGIPALVDLAAMRNAMARLGGDPQKINPLIPCDLVIDHSVQIDFFGSQVALQRNVEREYERNMERYSFLRWAQNAFKNFRLVPPGAGIVHQVNLEYLADVVTARETSDGLTIFPDTVIGTDSHTTMVNGLGVLGWGVGGIEAEAVLLGQPYYMQVPEVIGVKLNGTLREGVTTTDMVLTLTQMLRARGVVEKFVEFFGPGLSNIPLADRATVANMSPEYGATCGYFPIDSVTLDYLRGTGREEAQVALVEAYAKAQGLFRTDDSPDPEYTDVLQLDLGDVESSLSGPRRPHDRVALGEMKRSFRSTFPDQTAGANGNIPLTADAEIEGETHKIGHGAVVIAAITSCTNTSNPSVIIGAGLLAKKAVEKGLSSKPWVKTSLAPGSQVVTDYLATAGLTPSLEALGFHTVGYGCTTCIGNSGPMPMPVATATEDNDLVAVSVLSGNRNFEGRIHPLVKANYLASPMLVVAYAIAGTVDLDLSTEPLGEDEGGQPVFLRDIWPSQSEIQDTIAQSLNPEMFRSRYSTVTEGSDAWKAVPAPTGDLFDWDLNSTYIREAPYFLDLKMDVDEPTDILGARVLAMLGDSITTDHISPAGAIPVDRPAGRYLLEKGVEPVDFNIYGSRRGNHEGMVRGTFGNIRLRNRLTPEKEGDWSVFLPNDEETSIFEASQKYIESGTPTMIIAGKEYGSGSSRDWAAKGPNLLGVYAVVAESYERIHRNNLVGMGVMPLQFKPGESAESLGLTGRETFEVIGISEGLTPGQTVQVQAVRDDGTLLAFDSTLRIDNQVEIDYYKQGGVLHTVLRRLLREG; translated from the coding sequence ATGACCAGCCAGAGCTATCACGTTGGCGCCCGATCGACGTTGAGCACGCCGCAGGGCGACCGGGTCTACTACAGCCTGCCGCACCTGGAGAAGGAGGGCCTGACCAACCTTGACCGGCTGCCCTACACCATTCGCATCCTGCTGGAGAACGCGCTTCGGAGCGTGGACGGGTACCTGGTGGAGGAAGAGGACATCGCGGCGGTGGCGAGCTGGAAACCAAGCCAGCAGCCGGACCGCACCTTCCCCTTCATGTTGGCGCGGGTGCTGATGCAGGACCTGACCGGCATCCCGGCGCTCGTCGACCTGGCGGCGATGCGGAACGCGATGGCGCGGCTGGGCGGCGACCCGCAGAAGATCAACCCGCTCATCCCATGCGACCTGGTCATCGACCACTCGGTGCAGATCGACTTCTTCGGGTCGCAGGTGGCGCTGCAGCGGAACGTGGAGCGCGAGTACGAGCGCAATATGGAGCGGTACAGCTTCCTTCGGTGGGCGCAGAACGCATTCAAGAACTTCCGGCTGGTGCCGCCGGGCGCGGGCATCGTGCACCAGGTGAACCTGGAGTACCTGGCGGACGTTGTAACGGCACGAGAGACGTCCGACGGACTGACCATCTTCCCGGACACGGTCATCGGCACGGACTCGCACACGACGATGGTCAACGGGCTGGGCGTGCTGGGCTGGGGCGTCGGGGGCATCGAGGCGGAGGCCGTGCTGCTGGGGCAGCCTTACTACATGCAGGTGCCGGAGGTCATCGGGGTCAAGCTGAACGGCACGCTGCGCGAGGGCGTGACGACCACAGACATGGTGCTGACGCTGACGCAGATGCTGCGGGCGCGGGGCGTTGTGGAGAAGTTTGTGGAGTTCTTCGGACCCGGACTGTCGAACATCCCGCTGGCCGACAGGGCTACGGTAGCGAACATGTCGCCGGAATACGGGGCGACGTGCGGGTACTTCCCCATCGACTCCGTCACGCTCGACTACCTGCGGGGCACGGGCAGGGAAGAGGCACAGGTGGCGCTGGTCGAGGCGTACGCGAAGGCGCAGGGGCTCTTTCGCACGGACGATTCGCCGGACCCGGAGTACACGGACGTGCTGCAACTGGACCTTGGCGACGTGGAGTCAAGCCTGTCCGGGCCGCGGAGGCCGCACGACCGGGTGGCGCTCGGCGAGATGAAGCGGAGCTTCCGCAGCACCTTCCCGGACCAGACGGCGGGGGCGAACGGCAACATCCCGCTCACGGCGGACGCGGAGATCGAGGGCGAGACTCACAAGATTGGGCACGGGGCGGTGGTCATCGCGGCGATTACCAGCTGCACAAACACTTCCAACCCGTCGGTGATCATCGGCGCGGGACTGCTGGCCAAGAAAGCCGTCGAGAAGGGGCTGTCGTCGAAGCCGTGGGTCAAGACGAGCCTGGCGCCCGGGTCGCAGGTGGTGACCGACTACCTGGCAACCGCAGGGCTGACGCCGTCGCTGGAGGCGCTGGGGTTCCACACCGTCGGGTACGGGTGCACGACGTGCATCGGCAACAGCGGGCCGATGCCGATGCCGGTGGCGACCGCGACGGAGGACAACGACCTTGTGGCCGTGTCCGTGCTCAGCGGCAACCGCAACTTCGAGGGGCGCATTCACCCGCTGGTGAAGGCAAACTACCTCGCCTCGCCGATGCTGGTGGTGGCCTACGCCATCGCGGGGACGGTGGACCTCGACCTGTCGACAGAGCCACTCGGTGAGGATGAGGGTGGGCAGCCAGTGTTCCTTCGCGACATCTGGCCGTCGCAGAGCGAGATCCAGGACACCATCGCACAGTCGCTGAACCCGGAGATGTTCCGGTCGCGGTACAGCACGGTCACCGAGGGCTCGGACGCGTGGAAGGCGGTCCCGGCGCCGACGGGTGACCTGTTCGACTGGGACCTGAACTCGACCTACATCCGGGAGGCTCCGTACTTCCTGGACCTCAAGATGGACGTGGACGAGCCGACGGACATCCTCGGAGCGCGGGTGCTGGCGATGCTGGGCGATTCCATCACGACGGACCACATCTCGCCGGCGGGGGCGATCCCCGTCGACCGGCCGGCGGGGCGGTACCTGCTGGAGAAGGGCGTGGAGCCAGTTGACTTCAACATCTACGGCTCACGACGCGGCAACCACGAGGGGATGGTGCGGGGCACCTTCGGCAACATCCGGCTTCGCAACCGGCTGACGCCCGAGAAGGAGGGCGATTGGTCGGTTTTCCTGCCGAACGACGAGGAGACGAGCATCTTTGAGGCTTCCCAAAAGTACATCGAGAGTGGGACGCCGACGATGATCATCGCGGGCAAGGAGTATGGCTCGGGCAGCTCTCGCGACTGGGCGGCGAAGGGACCGAACCTGCTGGGCGTGTACGCGGTGGTGGCGGAGAGCTACGAGCGCATCCACCGGAACAACCTCGTGGGCATGGGCGTCATGCCGCTACAGTTCAAGCCGGGCGAGAGCGCGGAGAGCCTCGGGCTGACGGGGCGGGAGACCTTCGAGGTCATCGGCATCTCGGAGGGGCTGACGCCGGGGCAGACGGTGCAGGTGCAGGCCGTCCGCGACGACGGCACCCTGCTCGCGTTCGACTCGACGCTGCGCATCGACAACCAGGTCGAGATTGACTACTACAAGCAAGGCGGGGTGCTGCACACCGTGCTGCGGCGGCTGCTGCGCGAGGGGTAG
- the rpsU gene encoding 30S ribosomal protein S21 produces MEGETFESMLRRFNKRVQQDGVLSEARRRAHFEPPSVTRKKKEAAKRRKSRKNS; encoded by the coding sequence ATGGAAGGCGAGACCTTCGAGAGCATGCTCCGCCGCTTCAACAAGCGCGTTCAGCAGGACGGCGTCCTGTCCGAGGCGCGCCGGCGGGCCCACTTTGAGCCCCCCAGTGTGACGCGGAAGAAGAAGGAAGCCGCCAAGCGCCGCAAGAGCCGCAAGAACTCGTAG
- a CDS encoding cytochrome c maturation protein CcmE codes for MDNALQPAYPVEQPQEERRSVLRRHGRLIIGGTLFLGALVYFAWLAFQGSTVYYLTVDEIRTQGAAAYGVQNRVSGKLVPESFEREPQGTLASFALADEGGSHTLPTQYNGVVPDLFFNEHSEIIAEGSYGPDGVFHADQVIVKCPSKYASQAEAETQPDYSRLEIESS; via the coding sequence ATGGATAACGCATTGCAGCCCGCATACCCGGTGGAACAACCCCAGGAGGAGCGCCGCTCCGTGCTGCGCCGCCATGGCCGTCTCATCATCGGCGGCACGCTGTTCCTTGGGGCGCTCGTCTACTTCGCCTGGCTCGCCTTCCAGGGCTCCACGGTCTACTACCTCACCGTAGACGAGATCCGCACGCAGGGCGCAGCCGCCTACGGTGTCCAGAACCGCGTCTCCGGCAAGCTCGTGCCCGAAAGCTTCGAGCGCGAGCCCCAGGGCACCCTCGCCAGCTTCGCCCTCGCCGACGAGGGCGGCAGCCACACCCTGCCTACCCAGTACAACGGCGTCGTGCCCGACCTCTTCTTTAACGAGCACTCGGAGATCATCGCGGAGGGCAGCTACGGCCCCGACGGCGTCTTCCATGCCGACCAGGTCATCGTGAAGTGCCCCTCCAAGTACGCATCCCAGGCCGAGGCGGAGACCCAGCCTGACTACTCCCGGTTGGAGATCGAGTCCAGCTAG
- a CDS encoding DMT family transporter has translation MTGILFALGASTVWGMANVWIRLALRDMRPTTSAVFSLFAGLLLLIPLSLVLHWSDLTAMTVGAIVAVFFYGMSNFLLGRFLNYSSISRIGLSRSVPIVSASPVPALLLAILLLGEEVNLLLIVGAMVVLSGVLLIVTERR, from the coding sequence ATGACGGGCATCCTCTTTGCCCTGGGAGCCTCTACGGTCTGGGGCATGGCGAATGTGTGGATCCGCCTGGCGTTGCGGGACATGCGGCCGACCACCAGCGCCGTCTTTTCGCTCTTTGCGGGACTCCTGCTGCTCATACCGCTGTCACTTGTGCTGCACTGGAGCGACCTGACCGCGATGACCGTTGGCGCCATCGTCGCCGTCTTCTTCTACGGCATGTCGAATTTCCTGTTGGGCAGGTTCCTCAACTACTCCAGCATCAGCCGCATCGGCCTCAGCCGCTCAGTCCCCATCGTATCGGCGTCGCCGGTCCCCGCATTGCTGCTGGCCATCCTCCTTCTTGGTGAAGAGGTCAACCTGCTGCTCATCGTCGGGGCGATGGTCGTCTTGTCCGGCGTGCTGCTGATTGTGACGGAACGGCGATGA
- a CDS encoding DMT family transporter, which produces MRPPQQTPEARPSGLTRSHVIGYALAGAACLAYGASLILAKQVVEDTPPLLGATLGMSFGLVVLAVISAPDVRRDKGTRQRAWVWAALGGLAAGGGITLMFLAVSNAPVVVVAPILAMNPLTAILFSQIFIRGMERLTPRVLIGAVLVVTGVIIISLGQNI; this is translated from the coding sequence ATGAGGCCGCCCCAACAGACCCCCGAAGCACGCCCGTCTGGGCTCACCAGATCGCACGTCATCGGGTACGCGCTGGCCGGAGCGGCGTGCCTCGCCTATGGCGCCAGCCTCATCCTGGCGAAGCAGGTGGTGGAGGACACGCCGCCCCTCTTGGGTGCCACGTTGGGGATGAGCTTCGGCCTCGTGGTGTTGGCGGTCATCTCCGCGCCCGACGTCCGCCGCGACAAGGGGACGCGGCAACGAGCATGGGTGTGGGCCGCATTGGGCGGCTTGGCCGCGGGCGGTGGCATCACCCTCATGTTCCTCGCCGTTTCAAACGCTCCCGTTGTCGTGGTCGCGCCCATCCTCGCAATGAACCCCCTGACCGCCATCCTCTTCTCCCAGATCTTCATCCGGGGCATGGAGCGCCTCACCCCGCGAGTGCTCATCGGCGCCGTGCTGGTGGTTACCGGCGTCATCATCATCAGCCTTGGCCAGAACATCTAG
- the purQ gene encoding phosphoribosylformylglycinamidine synthase subunit PurQ: MRFGVVVFPGTWSDRDFGVALKESLEQDVRFVWHRERDLTGYDCVVLPGGFAYGDYLRTGAIASLSPVMESVVTYAERGGLVLGSCNGFQILCEAGMLPGALLRNDHLEFRNEWTHLRVENADTPFTRACAVGDALCMPVSHGEGRYFADPKDLVDLELNGQVVFRYADANGVPTAESNPNGSFNNIAGIINKRGNVLGMMPHPERASSALLGGADGLRIFHSILGERTFA; the protein is encoded by the coding sequence ATGCGGTTCGGCGTGGTGGTCTTCCCCGGCACATGGAGCGACCGTGACTTCGGTGTCGCCCTGAAGGAGTCGCTGGAGCAGGACGTCCGCTTCGTCTGGCACCGGGAGCGCGACCTCACCGGCTACGACTGCGTCGTCCTCCCCGGCGGCTTCGCGTATGGCGACTACCTCCGAACCGGCGCCATCGCCAGCCTCTCGCCCGTCATGGAGTCCGTCGTCACCTACGCCGAGCGCGGCGGTCTCGTCCTTGGAAGCTGCAATGGTTTCCAGATCCTCTGCGAGGCCGGCATGCTCCCCGGCGCCCTTCTCCGCAACGACCACCTCGAGTTTCGGAACGAGTGGACACACCTGCGCGTCGAGAACGCCGACACGCCCTTCACCCGCGCCTGCGCCGTCGGCGACGCCCTCTGCATGCCCGTCTCCCACGGCGAGGGCCGCTACTTCGCCGACCCCAAGGACCTCGTCGACCTCGAGCTCAACGGCCAGGTCGTCTTCCGCTACGCCGACGCCAACGGCGTGCCCACCGCCGAGTCCAACCCCAACGGCTCCTTCAACAACATCGCCGGCATCATCAACAAGCGCGGCAACGTCCTCGGCATGATGCCGCACCCGGAGCGCGCCTCCTCCGCGCTCCTCGGCGGCGCCGACGGCCTCCGCATCTTCCACTCCATCCTCGGCGAGCGTACCTTCGCATGA